The Mucilaginibacter mallensis genome has a segment encoding these proteins:
- a CDS encoding DUF4293 domain-containing protein, whose product MLQRIQSVYLLLASLAILALFLFPLAHNVYVDNKPINIMVMGVYQDVNGQQQLTDHFVALTAVTAIVGIIPLIIIFLYKNRKQQIALCYSSVLVIIGYSFWIAQAAKAATGGGVTLDFKNFGIGLFLCPLAILLHIFAVKGIQRDEKLVKSADRLR is encoded by the coding sequence ATGCTGCAAAGAATACAAAGTGTTTACCTGCTATTAGCCAGTTTGGCTATATTGGCTCTTTTTCTTTTCCCGCTGGCACATAATGTTTATGTTGATAACAAGCCGATAAATATTATGGTTATGGGTGTTTACCAGGATGTAAACGGACAGCAACAATTAACAGATCATTTTGTGGCGCTTACAGCAGTTACCGCAATTGTGGGTATCATACCATTGATCATCATATTTCTTTATAAAAACCGTAAACAACAGATAGCCTTATGCTACAGTTCTGTGCTGGTAATTATTGGCTATAGCTTTTGGATAGCGCAAGCTGCAAAAGCTGCAACGGGTGGCGGTGTAACCCTTGATTTTAAGAATTTTGGTATAGGCTTATTCCTTTGTCCCTTAGCTATTTTACTACATATTTTTGCTGTAAAAGGTATTCAGCGGGATGAGAAACTGGTAAAATCGGCCGATAGGTTGAGGTAA
- the truA gene encoding tRNA pseudouridine(38-40) synthase TruA, which translates to MSALQRFFIELAYDGTNYHGWQIQQNAVSVQEVLNKALSTILREPIETLGCGRTDAGVHAKEFFAHFDAEKLIADGAWSIEHKNLIRGLNSILPQDIAIKRIFPVAADAHARFDATLRSYEYHIHFNKDPFKNGHSWLLRDEPDIVLMNQAAAIIKEYTDFSCFSKSNTQVKTNNCKITKAEWVKTDNGIVFHISADRFLRNMVRAIVGTLLQVGNHIIEPEAVRTIIESKNRSNAGVSVPACGLYLTEIKYPYIP; encoded by the coding sequence GTGAGTGCTCTACAACGCTTTTTTATTGAACTTGCTTATGATGGCACCAACTACCATGGCTGGCAAATACAGCAAAATGCTGTAAGCGTACAGGAGGTGTTGAATAAAGCATTATCCACCATACTACGGGAGCCTATTGAAACATTGGGTTGCGGGCGAACTGATGCAGGTGTACATGCTAAAGAGTTTTTTGCCCATTTCGATGCGGAGAAGCTGATAGCTGATGGAGCATGGAGCATAGAGCACAAAAACTTAATCAGAGGGCTTAATTCCATCTTACCGCAGGATATCGCCATAAAACGCATCTTTCCTGTTGCCGCAGATGCACATGCCCGGTTTGATGCTACGCTCCGCTCCTACGAATACCATATTCATTTTAATAAAGATCCTTTTAAAAATGGCCATTCATGGTTACTACGCGATGAACCGGATATCGTACTGATGAACCAGGCTGCTGCAATCATAAAAGAGTATACCGACTTTAGCTGTTTCAGCAAATCAAACACACAAGTAAAAACCAACAATTGTAAAATAACTAAGGCCGAATGGGTAAAAACAGATAATGGCATAGTTTTCCATATTTCTGCCGACAGGTTTTTACGGAATATGGTACGCGCCATAGTGGGTACCTTATTGCAGGTTGGTAATCATATTATTGAACCCGAAGCGGTACGAACAATTATCGAAAGTAAAAATCGCAGCAATGCCGGCGTATCGGTGCCGGCATGCGGTTTATATTTAACAGAAATAAAATATCCTTATATCCCTTAA